From a single Macrobrachium rosenbergii isolate ZJJX-2024 chromosome 7, ASM4041242v1, whole genome shotgun sequence genomic region:
- the LOC136840400 gene encoding uncharacterized protein, producing MENIEDIVALITAHRQQRDIMEAVVEYVHYMVLVEAVRAYIAIEKKKKRRPRRVWAWPHLQRRVELGHYDNLMEELATETPELYRNFTRTDRDIFSEIVERVTPYIEKQRTFWREPLTPGLRVAITLRFLATGDSYKSLQYAFRVAHNTISCIVPETCRAIVSAFGDEELQVPQTPEAWKQVARGFEERWNFPHVIGALDGKHIRLRNPPLGGTHYYNYKKFFSMILLAIVDASYKFLYVDVGAVGSESDGGVFAQTRLCEMLAKQEANLPQPEALPDATNGAPVDYFLLGDDAFPCGTIS from the coding sequence atggagaacATTGAGGACATCGTTGCCCTTATAACAGCACACAGACAACAAAGAGACATAATGGAGGCCGTCGTGGAGTATGTGCACTACATGGTATTGGTGGAAGCTGTGAGGGCCTACATtgcaattgaaaagaaaaaaaagaggaggccgaggagggtTTGGGCTTGGCCGCATTTGCAAAGAAGAGTGGAGCTAGGccactatgacaacctgatggaggagctgGCAACCGAAACCCCAGAACTATACAGGAATTTTACGCGAACTGACAGAGACATATTCAGTGAAATAGTTGAACGTGTCACACCCTACATTGAGAAGCAACGCACATTTTGGAGGGAACCCCTTACGCCAGGACTGCGTGTGGCTATCACCCTACGTTTCCTTGCCACGGGTGACTCATATAAGAGCCTGCAATACgcattccgggtagcccacaacaccataaGTTGCATTGTACccgagacctgcagggccattgtttctgcctttggagatgaggaactgcaggtaccACAAACACCAGAGGCTTGGAAGCAGGTTGCCCGCGggtttgaggaacggtggaacttcccccaCGTAATTGGAGCACTAGACGGTAAACACatcaggctccgtaaccctcccctTGGTGGTACGCATTACTACAATTACAAGAAGTTCTTCTCCATGATTCTACTTGCCATTGTCGATGCTTCATATAAGTTCCTCTACGTGGACGTGGGTGCCGTTGGGTCAGAGTcggacggtggtgtatttgcccagacccgtctGTGTGAAATGCTGGCAAAACAGGAAGCAAACCTTCCCCAACCTGAGGCCCTACCAGATGCAACAAATGGAGCTCCTGTAGACTACTTCCtgcttggcgatgatgccttcccctgcGGAACTATctcatga